A single Tenacibaculum sp. Bg11-29 DNA region contains:
- a CDS encoding LETM1 domain-containing protein — MNAVDEIKEVIKKNKKRVAKELQESKELVFLVKKSITTKLTDEEKGKVKEQLLDICKAIPAFTVFMLPGGALLLPLLIKLIPDILPSAFRADDEPLEEEK; from the coding sequence ATGAATGCGGTTGATGAAATAAAGGAAGTAATAAAAAAAAATAAAAAAAGAGTAGCAAAAGAACTTCAAGAAAGTAAAGAATTAGTTTTTTTGGTTAAAAAATCTATTACCACAAAATTGACTGATGAAGAAAAGGGAAAGGTAAAAGAACAACTTTTAGATATTTGTAAAGCAATTCCTGCTTTTACTGTATTTATGCTACCCGGAGGCGCATTATTACTCCCTTTATTGATAAAATTAATTCCAGATATTTTGCCAAGTGCCTTTAGAGCAGACGATGAACCTTTAGAAGAAGAAAAATAA
- the typA gene encoding translational GTPase TypA, whose translation MQPIRNIAIIAHVDHGKTTLVDKIIDQAKVLDDRKERTDLLLDNNDLERERGITILSKNVSVNYKNTKINVIDTPGHADFGGEVERVLKMADGVLLLVDAFEGPMPQTRFVLGKALELGLTPIVVVNKVDKENCTPDIVHEKVFDLMFALEATEEQLDFATIYGSAKNNWMSTDWKNETDNIIPLLDAVLESIPATKYNEGTPQMQITSLDFSSFTGRIAIGRVFRGDLEAGKDYMLCKADGSTKKVRIKELHIFEGMGKVQVEKVPCGDICAITGIDGFEIGDTIADLENPEALPRTEIDQPTMSMLFTINNSPFFGKEGKFVTSRHIRDRLFKELEKNLALKVETTDSEDKFNVFGRGVLHLSVLIETMRREGYELQVGRPQVIIKMIDGKKHEPMETLSIDVPEDVASKAVNLVSLRKGDLMIMEPKGDLQHLEFTIPSRGLIGLRNRILTATAGTAIINHRFSEYGPYKGDFTEEVKGAIVSAAAGKATAYALNRLQDRGKFFIDVNQEIYVGQVIGENSKSDEMAVNLVKGKQLTNMRKSGTDEAMKIAPKVDFSLEENMEYIKADEYLEVTPLSLRMRKINFKA comes from the coding sequence ATGCAACCAATTAGAAATATCGCTATTATAGCACACGTTGATCACGGTAAGACTACCTTGGTAGACAAAATTATAGATCAGGCAAAAGTTTTAGACGATCGTAAAGAACGTACTGACTTATTATTAGATAACAATGACTTAGAGCGTGAAAGAGGAATTACGATTCTTTCTAAAAACGTATCTGTAAATTATAAGAATACAAAAATCAATGTTATTGATACACCTGGTCACGCCGATTTCGGAGGAGAAGTAGAGCGTGTATTAAAAATGGCTGATGGTGTTTTATTATTAGTTGATGCATTTGAAGGCCCTATGCCACAAACTCGTTTTGTATTAGGAAAAGCCTTAGAATTAGGGTTAACACCAATTGTAGTTGTTAATAAAGTAGATAAAGAAAACTGTACTCCTGACATTGTTCATGAAAAAGTTTTCGATTTAATGTTTGCTTTAGAAGCTACTGAAGAGCAATTAGACTTTGCTACAATCTATGGTTCTGCAAAGAACAACTGGATGAGTACTGATTGGAAAAATGAAACTGATAACATCATACCTTTATTAGATGCTGTATTAGAATCTATTCCTGCTACTAAATACAACGAAGGAACTCCACAAATGCAAATTACTTCTTTAGATTTTTCTTCTTTTACAGGAAGAATTGCTATTGGACGTGTTTTTAGAGGAGATTTAGAAGCTGGTAAAGACTATATGTTATGTAAAGCAGATGGTTCTACTAAAAAAGTAAGAATTAAAGAATTGCACATATTCGAAGGAATGGGTAAAGTTCAAGTAGAAAAAGTTCCTTGTGGAGATATTTGTGCTATCACAGGTATTGATGGATTTGAAATTGGTGATACTATTGCTGATTTAGAAAACCCAGAAGCATTACCAAGAACAGAAATTGACCAACCTACAATGAGTATGTTGTTTACAATTAACAACTCTCCTTTCTTTGGTAAAGAAGGTAAATTTGTTACATCTCGTCACATTCGTGATCGTCTGTTTAAAGAATTAGAAAAAAACTTAGCATTAAAAGTTGAAACTACAGATTCTGAAGATAAATTTAATGTTTTCGGTCGTGGAGTATTACACTTATCTGTATTAATTGAAACAATGCGTCGTGAAGGTTATGAATTACAAGTGGGAAGACCACAAGTAATTATTAAAATGATTGATGGTAAGAAACATGAGCCAATGGAAACATTGTCTATTGATGTGCCAGAAGATGTTGCTTCTAAAGCTGTAAACTTAGTTTCTTTACGTAAAGGAGACTTAATGATTATGGAGCCTAAAGGAGATTTACAACACTTAGAGTTTACAATACCTTCTCGTGGATTAATTGGTTTAAGAAACAGAATTTTAACTGCAACTGCAGGTACAGCTATTATTAACCACAGATTTAGTGAATACGGTCCTTATAAAGGAGACTTTACGGAAGAAGTAAAAGGAGCAATTGTTTCTGCAGCAGCTGGTAAAGCAACTGCATATGCATTAAACCGTTTACAAGATAGAGGTAAATTCTTTATCGATGTTAACCAAGAGATTTATGTTGGCCAAGTAATTGGAGAGAACAGTAAATCTGATGAAATGGCTGTAAACTTAGTTAAAGGAAAGCAATTAACTAACATGCGTAAATCTGGTACAGATGAAGCTATGAAAATTGCACCGAAAGTAGATTTTTCTTTAGAAGAAAATATGGAATATATTAAAGCGGATGAGTATTTAGAAGTTACTCCATTAAGCTTACGTATGCGTAAAATTAATTTTAAAGCATAA
- a CDS encoding sodium/proline symporter, translating into MQDQNFIIKIAVLAVYVAILFLIGIFASRRIKGMSDYYVGGKKMGFWAVAFSARATGESGWLLIGLTGMGAIAGYSGYWVVAGELLGVFVSWQFMAKRFKRRSDAYGAITIPDYLQSHFKSSTHTLRIIAASVLVIFIVIYVASQIDVTGVAFKSMLGIDYKIGALIGFLIVLTYIFIGGFVAAVWSDLFQGLLMFFGLVLLPIVVWFSMDHGAGITEGLNAIDPTLTQIMGRSTDDWMNLFTILGFSMIGLGFLGSPQVYVRFMSIKNEQEVDKGKWVATAFTLLTDAAAVTIGILARIYFTKEGQNPEAILGNNGENVLSMITESFLPTILVAIFVAIVLSAIMSTIDSLLILASSAITRDFYQKIFRPEIKDESLTKISRISTVIMAFTALIIAMIMNYVSPDRQVFWVIIFGWSGIAATFCPVIILSLFWKGYSEKGAIASMISGFIAVILFNFVFKEMDSVGEYFVALDVLAPSFAVAMIAGLIVSKMYPPRIEAIKMIEKIDAETE; encoded by the coding sequence ATGCAAGACCAAAACTTTATAATAAAAATAGCTGTATTAGCTGTTTATGTTGCGATTTTATTTCTAATTGGAATTTTTGCTTCTCGCCGAATTAAAGGAATGAGTGATTATTATGTAGGTGGAAAAAAAATGGGCTTTTGGGCTGTTGCTTTTTCAGCAAGAGCAACTGGTGAATCTGGTTGGTTGCTGATTGGTCTTACCGGAATGGGTGCTATCGCAGGTTATTCTGGATATTGGGTTGTTGCAGGAGAATTACTTGGAGTATTTGTTTCCTGGCAATTTATGGCAAAACGTTTTAAAAGAAGATCTGATGCATATGGAGCTATTACAATTCCTGATTACCTTCAAAGTCATTTTAAATCATCAACACACACACTAAGAATTATAGCAGCATCTGTTCTCGTAATTTTTATTGTAATATATGTTGCTTCACAAATAGATGTTACTGGCGTTGCTTTTAAATCGATGCTTGGAATCGACTATAAAATAGGAGCTTTAATCGGTTTTTTAATTGTTCTTACTTATATATTTATTGGTGGTTTTGTTGCTGCGGTTTGGTCAGACTTATTTCAGGGGTTACTTATGTTTTTCGGATTGGTCTTATTACCTATCGTTGTATGGTTTTCTATGGATCATGGCGCAGGAATTACTGAAGGGTTAAATGCTATAGACCCAACACTAACACAAATTATGGGTAGAAGTACTGATGACTGGATGAATCTTTTTACAATTTTAGGGTTCTCAATGATTGGTTTAGGATTTTTAGGTTCTCCGCAAGTATATGTTCGATTTATGTCTATAAAAAATGAACAGGAAGTAGACAAAGGTAAATGGGTAGCCACTGCTTTTACATTACTAACAGATGCTGCTGCTGTTACTATTGGAATACTTGCTCGTATTTATTTCACAAAAGAAGGACAAAACCCAGAGGCAATTTTAGGTAATAATGGAGAGAATGTTTTAAGTATGATTACTGAAAGTTTTTTACCTACAATTTTGGTAGCGATTTTTGTAGCCATCGTTTTATCTGCTATAATGTCTACCATTGATTCTCTTTTAATATTAGCTTCAAGTGCCATTACAAGAGATTTTTATCAGAAAATATTTAGACCAGAAATAAAAGATGAAAGCCTTACCAAAATATCTAGAATATCAACAGTTATTATGGCTTTTACAGCTTTAATAATTGCCATGATTATGAATTATGTATCTCCAGACAGGCAAGTCTTTTGGGTCATAATTTTTGGTTGGTCTGGAATTGCAGCTACATTTTGCCCTGTAATTATTCTATCGCTCTTTTGGAAAGGTTATTCTGAAAAAGGAGCTATTGCCTCTATGATATCAGGATTTATAGCTGTGATATTATTCAACTTTGTTTTTAAAGAAATGGATAGTGTTGGTGAATATTTCGTTGCTCTTGATGTACTCGCGCCTTCTTTTGCGGTGGCAATGATCGCTGGTTTAATCGTATCTAAAATGTATCCTCCAAGGATTGAGGCTATAAAAATGATTGAAAAAATTGATGCAGAAACCGAATGA
- a CDS encoding cysteine dioxygenase family protein: MNKKKQNIILNSNEHTPTTLQSLDELVTALSEGERTTYNHIIHSIKFPANVFEGYSSWSNDCYTRNCIINNEKFELILLCWEQGQITPIHDHGGEECWVKVVEGEFRETIYKEDDMGELNFVKSTISKTNGVTYMKDFMGFHSLENISKKRSMSLHLYAKPIRKCRAFDEKTKTFINRKLTYCTTV; the protein is encoded by the coding sequence ATGAATAAAAAAAAGCAAAACATTATTTTAAATTCAAACGAACACACACCTACAACACTTCAATCACTAGACGAATTAGTCACAGCCCTTTCAGAAGGAGAGAGGACGACTTACAATCACATAATACACTCAATAAAATTTCCAGCAAACGTTTTTGAAGGTTATAGTTCATGGTCTAACGACTGTTATACTCGAAATTGCATAATTAATAATGAAAAGTTTGAATTAATACTGCTTTGTTGGGAGCAAGGACAAATCACACCAATTCACGATCATGGAGGTGAAGAGTGTTGGGTAAAAGTTGTTGAAGGAGAATTTAGAGAAACGATTTATAAAGAAGATGATATGGGAGAGCTTAATTTTGTTAAGTCTACTATTTCAAAAACGAATGGAGTTACTTACATGAAGGACTTTATGGGGTTTCATAGTTTAGAAAATATATCAAAAAAAAGAAGTATGTCTCTTCATTTGTATGCAAAACCGATACGTAAGTGTAGAGCGTTCGACGAGAAGACAAAAACATTTATAAATAGAAAACTTACTTATTGTACGACAGTGTAA
- a CDS encoding aminotransferase class V-fold PLP-dependent enzyme gives MSDISNDLALFNELAEALITEEEKNPVAKRIDSNKLYDTIDLSLNDSAMIDDEFKFLLKEILASTPKTATNLFFNQLFGGRQSKAVLGDLLAVLLNNSMYTYKVAGPQVGIEQEIIRQSCDLVGYGLDSNGTFPTGGSMSNYMALIMARDAKDPTCRFDGMTKPLIVYTSKESHYSNAKNASFAGIGRNNIRYIQADNKGKMIPEKLEAQIKEDIQKGGIPTYVNATAGTTVLGAFDPIDKIADITEKYKVWLHVDGAYCGSVIFSEKYKHLIKGVERSNSFSYNAHKMLGTPLTCSIILVNDKKHLYDSFSNDAEYLYQTDGDDFNLGKTSFQCGRRNDALKFWTLWKSIGTNGLKKIVEQQFSLANVALDYLKNNPDYTLYSFDDSISICFNYKNIDPTVLCTALYEHQITVVGFGAFKENSFIRLVTINANNEKIDILNFFKVLEEFVENTMILTTQKEKVTS, from the coding sequence ATGTCTGATATAAGTAACGATTTAGCTTTGTTTAACGAACTTGCAGAAGCTTTAATTACTGAAGAAGAAAAAAATCCTGTAGCTAAAAGAATAGACTCAAATAAATTGTACGATACTATTGATCTTTCGCTAAATGATTCAGCAATGATTGATGATGAGTTTAAATTTTTATTAAAAGAAATACTTGCTTCAACACCAAAAACAGCAACAAATTTATTTTTTAACCAACTTTTTGGAGGCAGACAAAGTAAAGCTGTTTTAGGAGATTTATTAGCTGTTTTACTTAACAATAGTATGTATACTTACAAAGTCGCAGGTCCGCAAGTTGGTATTGAGCAAGAAATTATAAGACAATCTTGTGATTTAGTGGGGTACGGGTTAGATAGCAATGGTACATTTCCTACAGGAGGCTCTATGAGTAACTATATGGCGTTAATAATGGCTCGTGATGCTAAGGACCCAACTTGTAGGTTTGACGGGATGACCAAACCATTGATTGTTTATACTTCTAAAGAATCACATTATTCGAATGCAAAAAACGCTAGTTTTGCAGGAATTGGAAGAAATAATATTCGTTATATTCAAGCTGATAACAAAGGGAAAATGATTCCTGAAAAATTAGAAGCACAAATAAAAGAAGATATACAAAAGGGAGGTATTCCAACCTATGTAAATGCTACTGCTGGAACAACTGTTTTAGGAGCTTTTGATCCAATAGATAAAATTGCAGATATTACAGAAAAATATAAAGTATGGCTTCATGTAGATGGAGCGTATTGCGGTAGTGTAATTTTTAGCGAAAAATATAAACACCTTATAAAAGGAGTTGAAAGATCTAATTCTTTTAGCTATAATGCGCATAAAATGCTAGGCACACCATTAACTTGTTCGATTATTTTAGTGAATGATAAAAAGCATTTATACGATTCATTTAGTAATGATGCTGAGTACTTATATCAAACAGACGGAGATGATTTTAACTTAGGAAAAACATCTTTTCAATGTGGAAGGAGAAATGATGCTTTAAAATTTTGGACATTATGGAAGTCTATTGGAACAAACGGATTAAAGAAAATTGTAGAGCAACAATTTAGTTTAGCAAATGTAGCACTTGATTATCTTAAAAATAATCCTGATTATACTTTGTATAGTTTTGATGATTCCATTTCTATCTGTTTTAATTATAAGAATATTGATCCAACAGTACTTTGTACAGCATTGTATGAACATCAAATTACAGTTGTAGGTTTTGGAGCTTTTAAAGAAAATAGTTTTATTAGGTTGGTAACTATTAATGCAAATAACGAAAAAATAGATATATTGAATTTCTTTAAAGTATTAGAAGAATTTGTGGAGAATACAATGATTTTAACAACACAAAAGGAAAAAGTTACTTCATAA